In Spodoptera frugiperda isolate SF20-4 chromosome 31, AGI-APGP_CSIRO_Sfru_2.0, whole genome shotgun sequence, the genomic window GAAGTGTTCTGCCACGGTTACGTCACAGACTGTGCGGCAGCGAACTTCAACTCCAAAGGCGCAAGATCTTCGGATGTGCAGTCCGTCTGACGGATCATCGCCAGCTTCAACTGTTGGTAACGCTCTACATTCGCCGCCTCATCAGATTAACGCTCATCCTCCACCACCACCGTTTCCTCCGAACCCAATGTTCAACATGCCCCCACCGATGTTCTTGGACAACCACGACCCCAGGCATCCACATAACATGTTCCCACCGCGACTGAACTTCATGCCTCGGCCAGGATTCCCAATGGAGCGGCCTCGTCTGCCAGGAATTCCACCACCGCTAAACTTCCCCACTCCTATAGGCCAAGCTCCTCCCGTCACAGTATTAGTTCCCTACCCAGTCATCTTACCGATACCCCTTCCTATTCCGATTCCAATTCCTTTCTCAGCGTTCGTCCAGGCTCACTGTGCGAATAAAGTAAAAACAGAAAACAGACCAGACACAGCGGATACGGAAGGACCTTTAGATTTTACGATGAATAGTGATAAAAACAGGAGAGACGAGGAGACATTGGGATGTAGTAGTGAGCCGACCTCAGAGACTGCGTTAGATAAGAGCCCTCCTCCTAGTGAACAACATAATGAGCGAATAGAAGAAGATAAAATGGATACAGAAATAAATGAGACTGGAAATCCGGAGCAAACTTTGCCCAAGTTCAAGATTACCAGATTGGGGAATAAAATGGCGAAAATAGTAGCGAAGACTAGAGAGCCGTCAGAGTCCACACGGCCGCTGCGGAAACGGCGGAGACTGGTGGAGGTGTCGACAGATGATGAAGCGCTCATTCCAAAGACGAGGAAAATAGTTGAAGTTTAAACGTAGATTTGAAATAATCCCATTATTCTCTGATACATATCACAAACGCATGATAATCCGAACAGAGTTCATTATACTTTCAGGTTGCTAGTCTTTAGTTGTAAGATGCTATTAAATTTTATGTCTTAGGTTTTAGGGCGCACTGTAAATGTGATATTAGTAACTTATTACTTtcattgtatgtaaaataaaaatattactactcTAACGCTTAGTTTTATTAGTTCGTGACAAACGATAATAATCtttagtgaaaatatttataacattttgttaTCGTGTTGGTATTTATATCCCTTGTTTTGATATTGATGGACGAGCTCGAGCCTTTCATTATGATAGCGAGACTATCGCCTGATAGCATAGGTCAAACAATGTTTAGCTATGATCTACTTACATAGTAAACGGAGTTACTAGACATAACAATAGAAAAACGAggacatttgaaaataataacgtGAATATTGcgtcttattttttataatttatactacTTAAATACCAAAATACATAACATCTACGTGAgatatagtaaattaattattgtttctcggcttactcacgtaactatttgacgatgAACTCGAATAGAGGCTTCAATCATCAATCATGCTAGACTCATATTCTCGAGACATTTAGCGATGCTACACAACAATGCGATACGTGAGTacgccgaaaaacataataatttagtcGTGTTTTAGCACAACAACATTgtagttgttttgtttatcCTGTATGATAAGCAACTATCTCATATCGTATACCTATCTACATTACACCTATCACTTACCTAGGTAAAAGTATTTTCACAAACAATTTAGGTAGGCAAGTAGGCACCTAATCTTATTATTGCCTCCTGGGGGGGATCGCGATGTAGATATCTGAATCTTATCACCAATTAAGTAATTTTCTAGTTTTATGATTTGGTGATTGGAAGCACGAATaccaaaaatgtgtttttaggTTCGATTCCTAACTATggtttttaaactgtttatttcaAGGTACCTACAGTGTCGAATATATAATTGTAGCACAGGCTTAATGGTGCCTGTTAGTTACTATGCGAGACTCATAACAATCATGTTGATCCACAACTTGTTTGGAAAAGATAAACATTGAgccataatatattatgtagtcatGTATGTACTAATACACTGTAATATTATAAGCGGCtattatcataaatattgatcttttaacacaaaatgtatTGCGTATATATATGCATATGCAATAAAGCGTGTACATAGATGCGACTATCGACGTCTCAGACATTCTGAAAAACAGATGTTTCAGTTCACTGGAAAATAATGAATCATTCATTAATGTAGATTCAGGTGCAGAATATTAAGGTGATGATATTGCTTGTGTGTGTGATGCGTAGAatgatacaataaaacatttgaagAAAAATTATAGGCTTTTAATGTCTCGACTTAAAAATCATCGCTAAAAACCAATCATGGAAAATATTGATTGCTATTCATTAACAACATGTTCTTACAACTAATAGCGAGGCCACATATTGTGGACTGTACCTTCATATTCAGGAATTTGTACATTCTTGAGATCCAATCATTTCAACATTACATCATTAAACATTATTGCATTCTGTTAAATCATATCTTCAAATAATTAAAGCACATTCGAATGATACACATTACATGCGTCATAACAATTAAAGGCAATACTGGCATTACTTTGTAAGTACTCCTTTTAAGAAGACTATGgaataattcaattatttcaaaCTTAAGCAAATTGTCAACTGGGGAAATATATCACCGCGCTCAAGCTAACCTGTTGCATCCTGGTGCACTAATGAGTAGAATCTTAGCCTTACTTTAGTAACTAAGTAAGCAAGTTGATTAAACTGAGTATACATTGGACTACATTAAGCCTAGTTTACGATACTCAAGTGAGACCAGAAACACTAACAGGTCAGATGCAGTAAACACCCgaaaatagtgaaaagtacTGTGGCCATACATTCTAAGTTTGACTAGAATGCTTTCGTAAGTATACATGTTTTCGGCGTTACCACGATCTGAGCTTGGTAATATTCTATAATCTACTATAAAAAGTTAAATGCTTTACTGTTTGGCATTATACAAATCCCACAGTGTAATAGCACCATCAAGGCCTCCAGCAGCCATTATCTTCGCATTCCAGAAGGAGACCTTCTCAGTAGAATAAACAACGTCTTGGATAGCTTGCTTATGCTCCGTCAGTACTACCAGAGGTCGGAGAGAGAACCAGGAGAAAATTCGAATATGGCCGTCCCAACCTCCGGAAGCAAACACCTTTCCATCAGACCGGGTCTGAACTTTATTTGTACCtggattttttattgttatatccAACTTGTGAGCCAAGCTTAAGTCTTTTCTCCCTATACTAAAGATCTGTATCACATTTGAGACATTCCCAATCATGCCTCTTTGCTGTTCAAGGTGGAAATCAACTGACATCGGACACTCGTTGGTCTTCAGCT contains:
- the LOC118276044 gene encoding sine oculis-binding protein homolog isoform X1, encoding MDSKTPTNPSSPPRAQVKKENEEEIKLLGENKDFAETAMNELLGWYGYERLELRRWAASRARDASSPEQASEQKNKADECSWCNKSLPSEGSALQHAGATFCSELCFSQSRRANFKRAKTCDWCRHVRHTVAYVDFQDGATQLQFCSDKCLNQYKMHIFCRETQAHLDLNPHLVNASSSSNLITPELWLKNCKSRSASPTSERSGSPNIDNVPSKPVATEKTEVQKTQNRSPLPLITIAPTAKLMKQKRPSDETISVQKSPETKKDARNTKMNLRKRRTSKCSATVTSQTVRQRTSTPKAQDLRMCSPSDGSSPASTVGNALHSPPHQINAHPPPPPFPPNPMFNMPPPMFLDNHDPRHPHNMFPPRLNFMPRPGFPMERPRLPGIPPPLNFPTPIGQAPPVTVLVPYPVILPIPLPIPIPIPFSAFVQAHCANKVKTENRPDTADTEGPLDFTMNSDKNRRDEETLGCSSEPTSETALDKSPPPSEQHNERIEEDKMDTEINETGNPEQTLPKFKITRLGNKMAKIVAKTREPSESTRPLRKRRRLVEVSTDDEALIPKTRKIVEV
- the LOC118276044 gene encoding sine oculis-binding protein homolog isoform X2; amino-acid sequence: MDSKTPTNPSSPPRAQVKKENEEEIKDFAETAMNELLGWYGYERLELRRWAASRARDASSPEQASEQKNKADECSWCNKSLPSEGSALQHAGATFCSELCFSQSRRANFKRAKTCDWCRHVRHTVAYVDFQDGATQLQFCSDKCLNQYKMHIFCRETQAHLDLNPHLVNASSSSNLITPELWLKNCKSRSASPTSERSGSPNIDNVPSKPVATEKTEVQKTQNRSPLPLITIAPTAKLMKQKRPSDETISVQKSPETKKDARNTKMNLRKRRTSKCSATVTSQTVRQRTSTPKAQDLRMCSPSDGSSPASTVGNALHSPPHQINAHPPPPPFPPNPMFNMPPPMFLDNHDPRHPHNMFPPRLNFMPRPGFPMERPRLPGIPPPLNFPTPIGQAPPVTVLVPYPVILPIPLPIPIPIPFSAFVQAHCANKVKTENRPDTADTEGPLDFTMNSDKNRRDEETLGCSSEPTSETALDKSPPPSEQHNERIEEDKMDTEINETGNPEQTLPKFKITRLGNKMAKIVAKTREPSESTRPLRKRRRLVEVSTDDEALIPKTRKIVEV